In Beijerinckia indica subsp. indica ATCC 9039, the genomic window GACGTCGAGGTCACCCGGCTAGGGATTTCGCGGAGATAGGAATTTGGCTGGCAACCCCCTTGCTGACAGAGAAGGTATACATTTTCATTCCTGAAGTACTCGACGATAACACAATTGAAGACTGCGGCCCTTATTTTTCGGAAGTAAGCATTGCACAGGGGATATTCAATGAACCTCTATCATGCATATCTGCTGGTCCGCCAGGTCCTCCTCGTGTCGAGTTGCAAAAGGGGCAAGCTCCATACTGCCGCGTTCACAAGTTCATGAAGGACTCTTCAGGAAAGATTGACCTTTCACAGTTGTCAAGGACAGACTATCCTGGCGGAACTCTATTAGAGATAACTCGTTGTGCTATTGACGAGGTTTGCACGACGATCCTCGCAGCAGCTTACTTCAGGTTAAGAATTTATGTTAAGGACAGGAGAAAGGGACCGTTTGTACGAGTGATACCGCCGAAAGACAGGTTCTTTCAGAGCGGTTTCGACGAAGTCGAATATGTGGACTTTCGCTTGAATGAAGCCCGCACGCTTCCCCCCTCCATTGAAACACGCATGAGAACAGATCACGCTGTCTCCCTTGCAATCACGAAGGTAGCGTTTCTAACTGCGGTCCCTGTTCTGTCGGACTTAACAGCAAGCAATCGGGAGTCACACAAGAACAGACTCCTGGAGCACGATCTCTGGGACCCTTACATTCCGAGTGGGATACCTCCCGGTATGATGGTTTATCACTGGCGCAAGGATGAGGCTCAAGGCGTTGAAGATTTCTCCGCTTTTGTGAAACTTCAAACACGTAGAAGCGGTCGCCGAACCTTATATGCATATTTAGCCGTCGCTTTCGTGTTCGGCATCGTTGGTAATCTTGTTGCTTCTGAGATCCAACCCCATATTGAACATGTATGGATAGACTATGTATGGAATCGAATCTGGAGCATGAACTTACCAGTGAGTCCTTCGAAACCGACTCACTCATTGCCGGAGCCTCGGTAAACCGAATGACGCAATGGCATGATCGGCGATATCTCGTGCCTGGAGCTTACCCGCAGATGATCTGCGCCGAATCTGAAATTGCTCGTCCCACTCTATCCGCGACCGAGCGAGAAGCGTTAGCCTTCCTTATGCCCCTTTCTGGTGATTATCCTGATATCGTTCCTTGGTTCTGTTCCAAGGTTGTTCCGGGTCTACGGATTGGGACCAGGACACTGCTACCTATTGAGCGTGAAGGTCGCCTAGTCGGCTTAGGGATCGGAAAGCGAGAGGAAGCCGAGCGGAAGATATGCACCGTGCGGGTCGCTCCCTCGCATATGGGACGCGGCATCGGCCTTCGAATTTTCGATGGGCTTCTAAAATGGCTTAATGTTGACAAGCCTCACTTGACAGTGAGTGAAGGGAAGCTCGCTGCGTTTGAGCGAATATTCGACTGGTATGGGTTTGATCTCACTTCTGTTAGATCTGGAGTCTACATCCCAAACTCATCAGAGTTAGGATACAATGAGTTGAAGAGTACACTTGACAATAAAGGCCTAGCCCAATCTTGGCCTGATAGCCTGCACGATAGCGTCAAGCTCAAACCCCTTGGTTGAGCAGGCTTTCTCAAAAGGTAAGCCAAGCTCATTCGCATAGCTTTCAACTGCCTGCCTCTCCTGCTCCATCTCTAAGGATAGTTCTAATTCAGAACGATATGGGCACTGTTTACGTTCTAAACGGCGATGGAAAATGTCGCTTACCGAAGCCTCGAGTAGCAAAAGTCCGTGTGGTTTGAGAGATTGTACGACCTCCACCGGCACCCGCACGAGTTCCCGATTATTGTCGATGATAGCATGGCCATCAATAATTACTAATTCGGCATTACATCCACGTAGCTGCCGATCTAACGCATCGGCAAGAAAGAACTGCCTACGAATAATTGCGTCGGAGCTAGAGGATCGTAATTCATTAGCCTCACAATGGGAGGCCGCACTCAACAGGCTACCTGCATTGAGGCATAAGACGTTAGCATGTCGCAGGGTATAGGAGCGACATGCTGTCGTCTTACCAACCCCCGAAACACCAAAAAGGAGAAGTCTATGAGTCACGACCAAAGTAACTCTAGCTGTGTAGCCATATCACGCTTTCTATCCTCGCCTATGTACATATAGGACTGTGGTGGCGTGAACTTATCAACCAGATCAGACGGATTAATGTGCGGCTCAAATTCTCGAACATTCCCAATCTGAAGAGCATACGCATCTTTGCATCCGTCGAAATACGAGTCAAAGTATTCCCTTGATATGCCAGAGCCCCATTGGCTTCGCTCCCACAGCCTATCTGGAGAATCCCTGATAATATCCACGATATCGAACTCTCCGACTATTCTACCAACGGGCATTGTACAATATATAATTGCTACCCGAACATCTCGTCGGGCAAAGACTTTCCGCCGAAATTCGAATACCTTCTTGCCGGACATTATATTTGCAACATGATCCGGCTTAATCGATAATAAGACGCGCATCGACATTCCCCATATCAATTATGTGATGCAACTGCTCAGAGGAGAGCTCGCGTAAGTCCCACCGTGGTTGTTCGGTGATACCTACTTCATCCAATAGCTTACCCCTGGTCATACGGCGACCAAACGCCGCATTGTATGTCATACGAGCTACGTAAAGTTTCCGGTTTGTCACAAACCAGTCGCGAAGAGTGTTATCATCAAACACACTATGCTTTCTCGCATAATCCACAAAAGCGTCAACGTCCGAAAAGTCTTGCTTTCTTCGTACGTCCTCTACAACGCAGATGGATGTAGCTACCGATCTATAGTAAGCTGGCGCTTTTCCATCAGATGTTCTATACATAACCACTACGTCACCACGAGATAATCTAGTAAGAGGCACTCGCCCTATATAAGCTTTATGAATTGTATTTGTGTGAGAGACATCCTCTACTATCTCCTTCGGCTCATTGTTCAATATCGAATCGGGTAGGAGCTGTGAGTGAAACTCCGGATAAATAGCAAGGAGCCAGTATCGCTGCCCGGCGGTATGTATGAACGGATAGTCTGAAATCATATTGCCTGTAAAATGATCTAATCGTCGCACAAGCACCAGTTCAATGCCATCAATCGTCGTCTTGGTTGCATGACGCACAAATCCGTATCGCTCGAACAGCGCAATCAGATCGGCGTGAATATCAAAAACAGTGATATAAATTCCATCTCTTCCTTCCAAGATCGCAGTATCAAGTATCTTTTTGAGGACGCGTTCACCCATCTTCGTCCCGCGTCCCTCTATCTTAAGAGTGCCTACCTTCAGCCAGCGAGCATTGGGAAGCGGAGGATCAACATCGGTCACAGGATGGTCTTCAAGCTTTAGATAGATCATGCCGCTAAGGTAGGAGCCGTCAACCACGACATATAGGTCCTCGTCGGCCTTGCGGGCGAACCAAGCGGAAAAATTCTGATATCCTGCTTTTAAGCTATCAAAAAATGGATCGGCTAGCGACAGTTCGCGAAACTTTGTTAACCGAAGTTGCCTCGACATTTCCCCTCCCCTTCGAGGCTCATTTACCCCAGAACGCTTGTAGCCCACAATGACAATGGAGCGCTACCGAGTCCAGAGCCACGCAGTAGACTTCCTTTTGAGACATTCCAACTAGAATTAGCAAAGCCCACCTTGGGTCAGATCCATCTATAGTATCAGACCCAAAGTTTTTCCGCCCTTGGAAAAAATCTGACGGGTTTAGAAAGATATCGAACATCAGACCTAATTCCACTTGAACCTCTGATGCTCTAGACCTCGAACTCTAATTTAGGTACCTCATGGGTGGCCTGATCGATAACCATGAAACAGAATTTGCCCGGGTTTGGCGAAATTCTGTTTCGTCCGTTATTGAACGTCCAATCCTTAAACAAGGCCACCACTCACACTATATTTTGTAAACGATAAGAAGACCACTATCAAACCAAACTGACCCGCCCAGTCTCGATATCATACACACCGCCGATAACGACCACAGTCCCGTCCGCCACAAGCTCGGAAAGAATTGGCGTCGCCTGTTTCAAACGCTCGACATTATAACGCACATTGGCGGCGACAGCGCGATCTTCCAGATCAGGCTCTTTATTCGCAAGTTCCGGCGCGACGGCCGGTTTGATATTACGCACGAGATCCTGGATATGTCCGGGCAGAACTGCGTTCTCCTGCAAAACCTTGATCGCCGCATTCACAGCGCCGCAGTGTGTATGCCCCAGCACCAGGATCAATTTGGCCCCGAGGACTTTCGTGCCGAATTCGAGGCTGGCAAGTCCTTCGTCGGTCACGAAATTGCCGGCGATCCGCACGATGAACAAGCTGCCCGGCCCCTGATCGAAGAGCGTTTCCGGTGGCACGCGCGAGTCGGAACAGGAGAGAATGGCAACCGCCGGCGATTGTCCTTCGGATTGCAGCACCCTTTTGGCCGTAAAATCCTTTTCACGCGGCGTATTGGCCAGGAAGCGGGAATGACCCGCTAGAAGATCGTCGAGGATCGCCTGATGGTCGGCATCGAGCTTCGGCAGAGTCACCGGCGGAGTCGGCACTTTGGCTGTTTCCTTGGTCACTTCTTCGGCCTGGAGCAGGGACGGCAGGAGGCCTGTCATCGCGGCGAGCCCGAAAAGCGCCCGGCGATCAATATGCAAATGATTATGCTCATCCTCGCCGACACCGGTCGTTTTCTCATTGCCGCACATTGCCATTCCTTCCATCATCAGACGGCTTGCGATCCGCCTTTCCAGGCCATTGATTCCGAAGGACAGAGTATCAATAGGATATAAAATCGATCCGTGATCACACTGTCGCGATCATCTCTGTCCCCGGGTTTGTTTAGTGGGTTTCTCCCGCCAAAACATATTAATTTTGTGAAACTTTCCGGTTTTTCCGCGTTGCCCGCCGCGCCGCCTGCCCGGGCTGGCCATCGTATATAAATCGCAATATAAGTTCTGCCGAAAGAGGCATGGTTGATGAACCCTTATTTGCGAATTTTGTCGGTCCTTTCCATCACGGGCCTGCCCTTCTCCTCATTGGCAGAGCCCGTAAAGGTTGAACCCTCAAGGACTGAGGAAACACGAACCATCACCGATATGAGCGGCGTCGCGAGCCAGGTCCCCGCTCATCCTGCCCATTTCGCCGAACTCTGGTTTGCCCATCCAGCCCTCATGATCCTGCTCCACGCCGCTGACAAAGTCGCCGTCACCGTCGATCGACCCTCAATGCAACCCTGGATGTACCAAGTCGCGCCCGTTTTGAAGAACGCCATCGAGATCAATGGGCTGGTGCCGAATGCGGAAGTTCTCATTCGCAAGGGTGTGGATGCGGCTTTCGTTTTTTCCGATTCACCAGCCATCGGCCCCTTGCGGCAGATGAATATTCCGACCTTTGACGGCGGCTTTTCTGATACCGCGTCGCTGCTGAGTGCCATCAACCTTACAGCCGATGTCATCAATACGGATGAAGCCCGCGCGATTGCACGCCGCTATGAAACGGCTCTCAAAGAAACGGTTCGTTCGACGCGCGAGATCACCGATCGCCTGAAACCCGAGGAACGATTGAGCGTCCTGCATATTCCATCCGTCAGCCCCCTGAAGGTCGATGGATCTGGCACGATCATCGATGAATGGATTAAGATCGCCGGTGGCCGGAACGTGGCGGAAAGCCTCAAGGGCAATAGCAAACAGGTTTCCCCCGAACAGGTCGCGGCCTGGAATCCCGATGTCATCATCGTCGCGGGTCATACCGGCGCCTTCGATCCGCAATCCGCGGGCGGCCTATGGCAATCCGTCCGCGCCGTGCACGATCATCGCGTCTATCGCAATCCTTACGGCGTTTTCCCCTGGGACCGCTATAGCAGCGAATTCCTGTTGCAGGTCCTCTGGACGGCGCAAACCCTGCATCCCAGTCTCTTTCCGAACATTGATATGAAAGCCGAAACCATGCGTTTCTACCGCACCTTTTTCGACTATCCTCTGAGCCCCACGGAAGCAGAACGGATCCTCGCCGCACAGCCACCGGAGGGCTCCGCTCCTTGACCGCCATTACCTTTGCAAAAGACACAATCAAAACCGCGCCCGGCAAAAGCCTGCTGGCCTTCGCGTGTCTCCTCCTTGTTTTGGTGGTCTCGATCTCCTTCTGTATCGGCCGTTACCCCATCGCGCCGGGTGACCTTTTCCTTTTCACGGTCACGGCATTCGGCGGTCATGCCCTGCCCTCTGATCGCTATGCCCTGATCCATTCGATTTTCGTCGGCTCACGCCTGCCGCGCATCGCGGGGGCGGCGATCATCGGCGCCTCCCTGGCCGTCGCCGGCACAACTTATCAGGCGGTGTTTCGCAATCCGCTTATCTCACCGGATCTCGTCGGCGTTCTGAGCGGCGCCGGTTTCGGCGCAGCTCTCGGCATTGTTTACGACACCGGCCCCTTCGGCATGCAGGTCCTGGCCTTTTTGGGTGGGATCAGCGCGGTGGCCATCAGTGTCACGGTCGCGCGGAGTTTCGAGTCTCGCTCGATGCTCATGCTGGTCTTCGGCGGCCTCGTCAGCACGGCCTTGTTCACGGCGCTTTTGTCGATCCTCAAATATATTGCCGATCCAGAGCGCCAATTGCCGGATATTGTCTTCTGGCTGCTCGGCAGTCTGACACAGATTCAATTGCGTCAATTGCCGCTTCTCGCCGGCGCGCTGGCCCTTGGCCTGTTTGTGCTCTCTACCCTGGGACGTATGCTCGACGCTCTATCAATGGGCGACGATGAGGCGCGCACATTGGGCGTGCCGGTTGAAGCCCTGCGTCTTGGCGCCATCGCCATTGCCACGATTCTCGCCGCCTTGACTGTTTCGGCCGCTGGCATGATCGGCTGGCTCGGATTGATCGTGCCGCATATCGCCCGTCTCATGGGCGGTCCCTCCAACGGACGGTTGCTCCCTCTTGCCGCTTGTTACGGGGCGATCTTCCTCCTGATCTGTGATGATCTGGCGCGAACCTTATCCGAGGAAGAAATCCCGGTTGGCATTCTCGTCGATCTCTTCGGCGTTCTGATCTTCCTGGCGGTTCTCCGCTTTTTGCGGCGAGGCTGGGCATGAGCACGGAATTGATCGCGCAAAACCTTTGCTATGCCGTGGACGGACGCACGATCCTCAACGATCTCTCCTTCAGCGTGAAAGGCGGGGACCTCATCGCCTTGCTCGGCACGAATGGCGCCGGCAAGACGACGTTGCTGCGGCTTCTTCTGCGACTCCTCGAGCCCGCTTCCGGCACGATCCATATCGATGGCAAGCCCTTGCGGGATTACAGCCGCCGGGACCTCGCCCGCGCCATTGCCTATGTGCCGCAAGGCCATGTGCCCGCTTTTCCCTATACCGTCCTTGAAATCGTGATGCTCGGGCGGCTTCCCGTCTCGCCCTTCGGGCGCATCGCCCCTTCCTCTGATAGCGAGGTGGCGAGCGCCGCCCTGCGCCAACTCGCCATCGAACATCTGGCCGCCCGCCCCTATACGCATTTGTCGGGAGGCGAACGGCAAGCGGTGTTGATTGCCCGCGCGCTCGCCCAAGGCGCCGGCATTCTGGTGCTCGACGAGCCGGAAAC contains:
- a CDS encoding acetyltransferase, which produces MSRQLRLTKFRELSLADPFFDSLKAGYQNFSAWFARKADEDLYVVVDGSYLSGMIYLKLEDHPVTDVDPPLPNARWLKVGTLKIEGRGTKMGERVLKKILDTAILEGRDGIYITVFDIHADLIALFERYGFVRHATKTTIDGIELVLVRRLDHFTGNMISDYPFIHTAGQRYWLLAIYPEFHSQLLPDSILNNEPKEIVEDVSHTNTIHKAYIGRVPLTRLSRGDVVVMYRTSDGKAPAYYRSVATSICVVEDVRRKQDFSDVDAFVDYARKHSVFDDNTLRDWFVTNRKLYVARMTYNAAFGRRMTRGKLLDEVGITEQPRWDLRELSSEQLHHIIDMGNVDARLIID
- a CDS encoding carbonic anhydrase, with product MCGNEKTTGVGEDEHNHLHIDRRALFGLAAMTGLLPSLLQAEEVTKETAKVPTPPVTLPKLDADHQAILDDLLAGHSRFLANTPREKDFTAKRVLQSEGQSPAVAILSCSDSRVPPETLFDQGPGSLFIVRIAGNFVTDEGLASLEFGTKVLGAKLILVLGHTHCGAVNAAIKVLQENAVLPGHIQDLVRNIKPAVAPELANKEPDLEDRAVAANVRYNVERLKQATPILSELVADGTVVVIGGVYDIETGRVSLV
- a CDS encoding FecCD family ABC transporter permease produces the protein MTAITFAKDTIKTAPGKSLLAFACLLLVLVVSISFCIGRYPIAPGDLFLFTVTAFGGHALPSDRYALIHSIFVGSRLPRIAGAAIIGASLAVAGTTYQAVFRNPLISPDLVGVLSGAGFGAALGIVYDTGPFGMQVLAFLGGISAVAISVTVARSFESRSMLMLVFGGLVSTALFTALLSILKYIADPERQLPDIVFWLLGSLTQIQLRQLPLLAGALALGLFVLSTLGRMLDALSMGDDEARTLGVPVEALRLGAIAIATILAALTVSAAGMIGWLGLIVPHIARLMGGPSNGRLLPLAACYGAIFLLICDDLARTLSEEEIPVGILVDLFGVLIFLAVLRFLRRGWA
- a CDS encoding ATP-binding protein → MTHRLLLFGVSGVGKTTACRSYTLRHANVLCLNAGSLLSAASHCEANELRSSSSDAIIRRQFFLADALDRQLRGCNAELVIIDGHAIIDNNRELVRVPVEVVQSLKPHGLLLLEASVSDIFHRRLERKQCPYRSELELSLEMEQERQAVESYANELGLPFEKACSTKGFELDAIVQAIRPRLG
- a CDS encoding ABC transporter ATP-binding protein translates to MSTELIAQNLCYAVDGRTILNDLSFSVKGGDLIALLGTNGAGKTTLLRLLLRLLEPASGTIHIDGKPLRDYSRRDLARAIAYVPQGHVPAFPYTVLEIVMLGRLPVSPFGRIAPSSDSEVASAALRQLAIEHLAARPYTHLSGGERQAVLIARALAQGAGILVLDEPETGLDFGQQQRLFAVLRKLAQEGYAVLATTHDPLRARTIFNRAVLIQKGRIKADGPADSVLTAEAIEDLYGLDQIPAL
- a CDS encoding ABC transporter substrate-binding protein, with amino-acid sequence MNPYLRILSVLSITGLPFSSLAEPVKVEPSRTEETRTITDMSGVASQVPAHPAHFAELWFAHPALMILLHAADKVAVTVDRPSMQPWMYQVAPVLKNAIEINGLVPNAEVLIRKGVDAAFVFSDSPAIGPLRQMNIPTFDGGFSDTASLLSAINLTADVINTDEARAIARRYETALKETVRSTREITDRLKPEERLSVLHIPSVSPLKVDGSGTIIDEWIKIAGGRNVAESLKGNSKQVSPEQVAAWNPDVIIVAGHTGAFDPQSAGGLWQSVRAVHDHRVYRNPYGVFPWDRYSSEFLLQVLWTAQTLHPSLFPNIDMKAETMRFYRTFFDYPLSPTEAERILAAQPPEGSAP